From the Halalkalicoccus sp. CGA53 genome, one window contains:
- the solA gene encoding N-methyl-L-tryptophan oxidase: MSRTDYDVVVLGVGGVGAATTYELARRGLSVLGLERYDVPHARGSSHGVTRIIRLAYYEDPAYVPLLRRAYDLWNRLETTHSTTLLHRTGSISAGPPGSEVVRGVRRSCAEHGIPNTELSARELEARFPGYRLPDDHVAIHQADGGYLLSEEGIVAHVEAAHGEGATIRARETVESWEASESGVRVETDRGAYTAERLVVTAGAWAASQLPELADLLVPERQVLGWFQPRKPERFAPEAFPVFVHEAEEGHFYGFPVVSVPGFKLGRYHHRGETGTPGELRREPDREDERLLREYTEEYVPDAAGPTMRLSTCLFTNTPDEHFLVDTHPEHENVVIGAGFSGHGYKFASVLGEVLSDLATEGESEHPIEPFRVSRFE; encoded by the coding sequence ATGAGCCGAACCGACTACGACGTCGTCGTCCTCGGCGTCGGAGGGGTGGGCGCCGCGACGACGTACGAACTCGCGAGGCGCGGCCTCTCCGTTCTCGGACTCGAACGCTACGACGTTCCCCACGCGAGGGGCTCCTCACACGGGGTCACCAGGATCATTCGACTGGCCTACTACGAGGATCCAGCGTACGTCCCGCTACTCCGACGGGCGTACGACCTCTGGAACCGGCTCGAGACGACGCACTCCACGACGCTCCTCCACCGGACCGGATCGATCAGCGCCGGTCCCCCGGGTAGCGAGGTGGTCCGCGGCGTACGACGCTCCTGTGCCGAACACGGCATCCCGAACACGGAGCTGTCGGCTCGAGAACTCGAAGCACGCTTTCCCGGCTATCGCCTCCCCGACGACCACGTCGCGATCCACCAGGCCGACGGCGGCTACCTGCTCTCGGAGGAGGGCATCGTCGCGCACGTCGAGGCCGCACACGGGGAGGGCGCGACGATCAGAGCGAGGGAGACGGTCGAGTCGTGGGAGGCGAGCGAGTCGGGCGTCCGCGTCGAGACCGACAGGGGTGCGTACACCGCAGAGCGCCTCGTCGTCACCGCCGGGGCGTGGGCCGCATCGCAACTGCCCGAACTCGCGGACCTGCTCGTCCCGGAGCGACAGGTCCTCGGCTGGTTTCAACCCAGGAAGCCGGAACGGTTCGCTCCAGAGGCGTTCCCGGTGTTCGTCCACGAGGCCGAGGAGGGCCACTTCTACGGCTTCCCGGTCGTCTCCGTACCGGGGTTCAAACTCGGCCGGTACCACCACCGGGGGGAGACGGGCACCCCCGGAGAGCTTCGTCGGGAACCCGATCGGGAGGACGAACGACTCCTGCGCGAGTATACGGAGGAGTACGTCCCCGACGCGGCGGGGCCGACGATGCGCCTCTCGACCTGCCTGTTCACGAACACCCCCGACGAGCACTTCCTCGTCGACACGCACCCGGAACACGAGAACGTCGTGATCGGCGCGGGATTCTCCGGACACGGCTACAAGTTCGCGAGCGTGCTCGGCGAGGTGCTCTCGGACCTCGCGACCGAGGGCGAGAGCGAGCACCCGATCGAACCGTTTCGCGTGAGCAGGTTCGAGTAA
- the proS gene encoding proline--tRNA ligase: MSETEQELGITESKSHSPGEWYAEVVRKAQIADYAPMGGFIVTRPRGWALWESIQRTLDGWFKETGVTNAYFPIFIPESYLEREKEILEGFDPEVAWVTHGGETELEERLAVRPTSESIIAPFMSQWVRSHRDLPMRLNQWCSVVRWEATETKPFFRTKEFCWQEGHTAHRDREGAWEETMLRLEQYERVFEEHLAIPVLKGRKPDHDKFPGADTTTTIEALMPDGKSVQSATSHYLGTTFAEAFDLTYVDEAEEEQVAHTTSWGLSWRALGALIMTHSDDQGLVLPPTIAPQQVVIVPIWQEENREEVLDYGEGVADELSEAGIRVEFDDRDERNPGFKFNEWELYGVPLRIEIGPNEVRDRELTLVHRPDGERCVEGRTGIAETVSEHFETIYAKLYAAAEENLEENVREAYSREEILGTLGQHGGYVKAPWCGEEEAAAEIKETIGADIVMIPLEDEEPIAAECALSGKPAETTAYFAKSY, from the coding sequence ATGAGCGAGACGGAGCAGGAACTCGGGATCACCGAGTCGAAGTCCCACAGCCCCGGCGAGTGGTACGCGGAGGTCGTCCGGAAGGCCCAGATCGCCGACTACGCCCCGATGGGCGGGTTCATCGTCACCCGCCCCCGGGGGTGGGCGCTCTGGGAGTCGATCCAGCGAACCCTCGACGGCTGGTTCAAGGAGACGGGCGTCACGAACGCCTACTTCCCGATCTTCATCCCCGAGAGCTATCTGGAGCGCGAAAAGGAGATCCTCGAGGGGTTCGACCCGGAGGTGGCGTGGGTGACCCACGGCGGCGAGACCGAACTCGAGGAGCGTCTCGCCGTTCGCCCGACGAGCGAGTCGATCATCGCCCCGTTCATGAGCCAGTGGGTCCGGAGCCACCGCGACCTCCCGATGCGACTCAACCAGTGGTGTTCGGTCGTTCGCTGGGAGGCGACGGAGACGAAGCCGTTCTTCCGGACGAAGGAGTTCTGCTGGCAGGAGGGCCACACCGCCCACCGGGACCGCGAGGGGGCATGGGAGGAGACGATGCTCCGGCTCGAGCAGTACGAGCGGGTCTTCGAGGAGCACCTCGCGATCCCGGTGCTGAAAGGTAGAAAGCCCGACCACGACAAGTTCCCCGGCGCGGACACGACGACGACGATCGAGGCGCTGATGCCCGACGGGAAGTCGGTCCAGAGCGCGACGAGTCACTACCTCGGGACGACGTTCGCGGAGGCGTTCGACCTCACGTACGTCGACGAGGCCGAGGAGGAGCAGGTCGCACACACCACCTCCTGGGGGCTCTCCTGGCGCGCACTCGGCGCGCTCATCATGACACACTCGGACGACCAAGGGCTCGTCCTCCCGCCCACCATCGCCCCCCAGCAGGTCGTGATCGTGCCGATCTGGCAGGAGGAGAACCGGGAGGAGGTACTCGACTACGGGGAAGGGGTCGCCGACGAGCTCTCGGAGGCGGGTATCAGAGTCGAGTTCGACGACCGCGACGAGCGCAACCCCGGGTTCAAGTTCAACGAGTGGGAACTCTACGGCGTCCCGCTCAGGATCGAGATCGGCCCGAACGAGGTCAGGGATCGAGAGCTGACGCTCGTCCACCGACCCGACGGCGAGCGATGTGTCGAGGGCCGGACGGGGATCGCGGAGACGGTCTCCGAACACTTCGAGACGATCTACGCGAAGCTCTACGCCGCGGCCGAGGAGAACTTGGAGGAGAACGTCCGGGAGGCGTACTCGCGCGAGGAGATCCTCGGGACGCTCGGCCAGCACGGTGGCTACGTGAAGGCGCCGTGGTGCGGCGAGGAGGAGGCCGCCGCGGAGATCAAGGAGACGATCGGGGCGGATATCGTGATGATCCCGTTGGAGGACGAGGAGCCGATCGCAGCGGAGTGTGCGCTCAGCGGGAAGCCCGCCGAGACGACGGCGTACTTCGCGAAGTCCTACTGA
- a CDS encoding SCO family protein: MDRRAYLAAVVAAGTLPVAGCLGDDSPTVLARPESQSVDSEDYPFPAHGEELPEVTLPSPLHDREVRTTEFVGERETLLTFVFTRCPGPCPALTTTLAQVQVRAADEGYAEEVALLPTTFDPEYDVAERLRAFSEANGASVEEENWQFLRPESPDRAEAVITDSFGVPFEEVPLEETEGAHGEHDDADRDDHADDGEGTTFVHANLLVLVNRDGYVERAYDGPPPTPTDVLDDLHEVREGMR, encoded by the coding sequence ATGGACAGACGTGCGTACCTCGCGGCCGTCGTGGCGGCGGGTACGCTCCCGGTCGCCGGCTGTCTCGGCGACGACTCGCCGACGGTGCTCGCCCGACCCGAGAGCCAGAGCGTCGACAGCGAGGACTACCCGTTCCCCGCCCACGGCGAGGAACTCCCCGAGGTCACGCTGCCCTCTCCCCTGCACGACCGCGAGGTGCGCACGACCGAGTTCGTCGGCGAGCGCGAGACGCTCCTGACGTTCGTCTTCACCCGTTGTCCGGGGCCGTGTCCCGCGCTCACTACGACGCTCGCACAGGTGCAGGTCCGCGCCGCCGACGAGGGCTACGCGGAGGAAGTCGCACTGCTCCCGACCACGTTCGATCCGGAGTACGACGTCGCCGAGCGGCTTCGGGCGTTCAGCGAGGCGAACGGGGCGAGCGTTGAGGAGGAGAACTGGCAGTTCCTCCGGCCCGAATCGCCCGATCGTGCCGAAGCGGTGATCACGGACAGCTTCGGCGTGCCGTTCGAGGAGGTCCCGCTCGAGGAGACCGAGGGTGCTCACGGCGAGCACGACGACGCTGATCGGGACGACCACGCAGACGACGGAGAGGGGACCACGTTCGTCCACGCGAACCTTCTGGTGCTGGTTAACCGCGACGGCTACGTCGAACGGGCGTACGACGGGCCGCCGCCGACACCCACGGACGTCCTCGACGACCTCCACGAGGTCCGGGAGGGGATGCGGTGA